In Streptococcus parasuis, the following proteins share a genomic window:
- a CDS encoding DUF5960 family protein produces MNRRELYKDKLQIDYFSESYIKFEEDFYRYSADNTPLTFIIDDILLSMALSHKNYFRLNKQKSVDGRDHYFYFQVTLDSDNKNICKFRYTGQCTTSI; encoded by the coding sequence ATGAATAGGAGAGAGCTTTACAAAGACAAGCTACAGATAGATTATTTTTCAGAGAGCTACATCAAATTTGAAGAAGATTTTTATCGCTACTCAGCAGATAACACGCCATTAACTTTTATCATTGATGATATTCTATTGTCTATGGCTTTATCTCATAAAAATTACTTTAGGCTCAATAAGCAAAAATCTGTAGATGGCCGAGACCATTATTTCTATTTTCAGGTCACCTTGGATTCAGATAATAAAAATATTTGTAAGTTTAGATATACTGGTCAATGTACTACTAGTATCTAA
- a CDS encoding Y-family DNA polymerase, with protein MGYFDYSREPKSDIAFIDMKSFYASVECVKRGLHPLKTSLCVMSRADNSNGLILASSPMFKKVFGKSNVGRVYDLPFDIHTRKFSYYNAKRQGIEITPEYVRYIEEWAKVTFIVPPRMSLYIEKNIEIQHILQNYGSPEDILPYSIDEGFIDLTGSLNYFVPDKNLSRKVKLDMISSKIQHDIFRQTGVYSTVGMSNSNPLLAKLALDNEAKKTKTMRANWSYGDVETKVWGIPEMTDFWGIGSRMKKRLNALGIMSIKELANSNPDILKAHLGVNGVDLFFHANGIDESNVHKPYKPKSNGIGNSQVLPRDYIIQREIEIVLSEMAEQVAVRLRKVGKKTTCVSIGVGYSRSENKKSIHAQMKIEPTNQTETLKNYVLSLFHKKYSSGAIRSVSVYYSQLVDESFGLISLFDDIEKIEKEEKLQSAIDTIRQQFGFTSLLKANALSEGSRVIARSKLVGGHSAGGLDGLN; from the coding sequence ATGGGCTATTTTGACTATTCAAGAGAGCCTAAAAGTGATATTGCCTTTATTGATATGAAGTCCTTTTATGCTAGTGTTGAATGTGTAAAGCGAGGACTACACCCTTTAAAGACTTCTCTGTGTGTGATGAGTAGAGCAGATAATTCTAATGGTTTAATTTTAGCTTCATCACCTATGTTCAAAAAAGTCTTTGGCAAAAGTAATGTAGGACGAGTGTATGATTTGCCTTTTGATATTCATACCCGAAAGTTTTCATACTATAATGCCAAGCGACAGGGAATTGAGATTACGCCAGAATATGTCCGTTATATTGAAGAATGGGCAAAGGTGACTTTTATAGTTCCACCTCGAATGAGTTTATACATAGAAAAAAATATAGAAATTCAACATATTTTACAAAATTATGGTAGTCCAGAAGATATTCTTCCTTATTCGATCGATGAGGGATTTATTGACCTGACAGGCTCACTCAATTATTTTGTACCTGATAAGAACTTGTCGCGAAAAGTTAAATTGGATATGATTTCTAGTAAGATACAACATGATATTTTTCGACAGACAGGAGTTTATTCAACGGTTGGTATGTCAAACAGTAATCCTCTATTGGCCAAATTGGCTTTGGATAATGAAGCCAAAAAGACAAAAACCATGCGTGCCAATTGGTCTTATGGAGATGTGGAAACCAAGGTTTGGGGTATTCCAGAAATGACAGACTTCTGGGGGATTGGTAGTCGGATGAAAAAGCGCCTCAATGCACTAGGTATTATGTCTATCAAAGAGTTGGCCAATAGTAATCCAGATATTCTTAAAGCTCATTTAGGCGTTAATGGTGTTGACCTCTTTTTTCATGCGAATGGGATTGATGAAAGTAATGTCCACAAACCCTACAAACCAAAATCAAATGGGATAGGTAATTCACAGGTTTTACCAAGGGACTATATCATACAGAGAGAGATTGAAATAGTTCTTTCTGAAATGGCTGAACAAGTAGCTGTAAGGCTCAGAAAAGTAGGTAAGAAGACTACCTGTGTTTCTATAGGAGTGGGATATTCACGTAGTGAGAATAAGAAGAGTATTCATGCTCAGATGAAGATTGAACCTACTAATCAGACAGAAACGCTAAAAAATTATGTTTTGTCCCTTTTTCATAAGAAATATAGTTCTGGTGCTATTAGAAGTGTCAGCGTTTATTATTCTCAATTAGTAGACGAATCCTTCGGACTTATCTCTCTATTTGATGATATTGAAAAAATTGAGAAAGAAGAAAAACTCCAATCAGCGATTGATACCATCAGACAACAATTTGGCTTTACTTCTTTATTGAAAGCTAATGCTTTATCAGAAGGTTCACGAGTAATAGCTAGAAGTAAATTGGTTGGTGGTCACTCAGCAGGAGGATTGGACGGATTAAACTAG